In Geotalea uraniireducens, one genomic interval encodes:
- a CDS encoding helix-turn-helix domain-containing protein: protein MEQAIRLLEESDLPIEVLAEQSGFANIEQFRRTFFRHLRITPLAYRERFCAR, encoded by the coding sequence CTGGAGCAGGCGATTCGGCTCCTTGAAGAGAGCGACCTGCCAATCGAGGTGCTTGCCGAACAGAGTGGTTTTGCGAATATCGAGCAGTTTCGCCGAACCTTTTTCCGCCATCTGCGGATCACTCCGCTCGCCTACCGCGAGCGCTTCTGCGCCCGCTGA
- a CDS encoding Ig-like domain-containing protein: MQSHATSARNGSLLARGITGILSVVLLVCCTTIAWGALTPTGYTPVGEASTATTVTATFSSAMDASSVTGNSVLLSRLVTFKALAAGKGHTVALKKDGTVVAWGDNGFGQTTVPAGLAGVTAIAAGHDHTVALKEDGTVVAWGDNSSGQTTVPAGLSGVTAVAAGYYHTVALKSDGTVVAWGDNSSGQTTVPGGLTGVTAVAAGYSHTVVLKSDGTVVAWGGNSAGQTTVPAGLVGVVAVAAGGLHTVALKEDGTVVAWGDNSYGQTTVPGGLTGVIAIAAGYYHTVALKSDGTVVAWGDNSLNETAVPAGLTGVTAIVAGVFHSVALKSDGTAVGWGDDSFGKTVVPAGLSGLTGVAAGQFHTVALKLDGTVAAWGGNNYQQLAVPAGLAGVTALAAGYQHTVALKSDGTVVAWGDNGYGQTTIPADLAGVIAVAAGDAHSVALQGDGTVVAWGANGAGQTTVPADLGGVIAIAAGYSHSVALKSDGTVVAWGDNSYGQTTVPTGLSGVTAIAAGYYHTVALKNDGTVVAWGRNSSGQCTVPPGLSGVIAVAAGGAHTVALKGDGTVVAWGDNTSGQTAVPAGLSGVTAIAAGGAHTVALKSDGSLVAWGWNGYGQTTVPPLLSLYQSSVAATVTYDPAMLTATLTPTASLFNSTTYTATVSGVRSQAGEHLASILSWDFTTFPPPPAAPAMAPATSIISSAFTANWGTVAAATGYRLDVAIDSGFTMPVPGYDNLDMGTATSYTVAGLSPSTTYYCRVRATNAGGAGANSDTLTVVTLPPPVTVSAAVDGSTGTGSGTVTSIPTGISCVKGSSAGCSASFEIGTAVSLMATPDWRSLFIGWSGDCSGSDNPCSVGAVTVGKSATATFMPNIQCINADSDVGYAALQDAYDAAASGATIKARSYVFYENLVLDAAKNIIIDGGKDSSYLSTIGQTTVHGTITVKLGKATIGYLEIH, from the coding sequence ATGCAAAGCCATGCAACGTCGGCACGGAACGGGTCGCTGCTTGCTCGCGGGATAACGGGGATTTTGAGCGTCGTGCTCCTGGTATGTTGCACCACCATTGCCTGGGGGGCGCTGACGCCGACGGGCTACACGCCGGTCGGCGAGGCGAGTACCGCGACCACCGTCACCGCTACCTTCAGCTCGGCAATGGACGCCTCGTCGGTGACAGGCAACAGCGTTCTTCTGTCGCGGTTGGTCACCTTCAAGGCCCTGGCTGCCGGGAAAGGACATACCGTGGCGCTGAAAAAGGACGGCACGGTGGTGGCCTGGGGCGACAATGGTTTTGGCCAGACGACGGTGCCGGCAGGCCTTGCCGGGGTGACCGCCATCGCTGCCGGGCATGACCATACCGTGGCGTTGAAGGAAGACGGGACGGTGGTGGCCTGGGGGGACAACAGTTCCGGTCAGACGACGGTGCCGGCCGGCCTTAGCGGGGTGACCGCCGTTGCCGCCGGGTACTACCATACCGTGGCGTTGAAGAGCGACGGGACAGTGGTGGCCTGGGGGGACAACAGCTCCGGCCAGACGACGGTGCCGGGCGGCCTCACCGGGGTGACCGCCGTTGCCGCCGGCTATTCGCATACCGTGGTGCTGAAAAGCGACGGGACGGTGGTGGCCTGGGGGGGCAACAGCGCCGGCCAGACGACGGTGCCGGCGGGCCTCGTCGGGGTGGTCGCCGTTGCCGCGGGTGGGCTGCATACCGTGGCGTTGAAAGAAGACGGGACGGTGGTGGCCTGGGGGGACAACAGTTACGGCCAGACGACGGTACCGGGCGGCCTTACCGGGGTGATCGCCATTGCCGCCGGCTATTACCATACCGTGGCGTTGAAGAGCGACGGGACGGTGGTTGCCTGGGGCGACAACAGCCTCAACGAGACCGCGGTGCCGGCGGGCCTCACCGGGGTGACCGCCATTGTCGCCGGGGTTTTCCACTCGGTGGCGTTGAAGAGCGACGGCACCGCGGTGGGGTGGGGCGATGACAGCTTCGGCAAGACCGTGGTGCCGGCAGGGCTCAGCGGGTTGACCGGCGTTGCCGCCGGCCAGTTCCATACCGTGGCCCTGAAGCTGGACGGCACAGTGGCCGCTTGGGGTGGCAACAACTATCAGCAGCTGGCGGTGCCGGCCGGCCTTGCCGGGGTGACGGCGCTTGCCGCCGGTTACCAGCATACCGTGGCGTTGAAGAGCGACGGGACGGTGGTCGCCTGGGGCGACAACGGTTACGGCCAGACGACGATACCGGCGGACTTGGCCGGGGTGATTGCCGTTGCGGCGGGGGATGCCCATAGCGTGGCGCTGCAAGGGGACGGGACGGTGGTGGCCTGGGGCGCCAACGGTGCCGGCCAGACGACGGTGCCGGCGGACCTCGGCGGGGTGATTGCCATCGCTGCCGGTTATTCCCATAGCGTGGCGCTGAAGAGCGACGGCACGGTAGTCGCCTGGGGCGACAACAGCTATGGCCAGACGACGGTGCCGACGGGGCTTAGTGGGGTGACCGCCATCGCTGCCGGCTATTACCATACCGTGGCGTTGAAAAACGACGGGACGGTGGTCGCCTGGGGACGGAACAGCTCCGGCCAGTGCACGGTGCCGCCGGGACTGAGCGGCGTGATTGCCGTTGCCGCCGGGGGGGCGCATACCGTGGCGTTGAAGGGCGACGGGACGGTGGTCGCCTGGGGCGATAACACTTCCGGCCAGACGGCAGTGCCGGCCGGCCTCAGCGGCGTGACCGCCATTGCCGCCGGCGGCGCACATACCGTGGCGCTGAAGAGCGACGGCTCGCTGGTGGCCTGGGGGTGGAACGGTTACGGTCAGACGACGGTGCCGCCGCTTCTCTCGCTGTACCAAAGCAGCGTTGCCGCAACGGTGACTTACGATCCGGCGATGCTCACCGCCACTCTGACGCCGACCGCCTCGCTCTTCAACTCCACAACCTACACGGCGACGGTCAGCGGGGTGCGCAGCCAGGCCGGCGAGCATCTGGCGAGCATCCTGAGCTGGGACTTCACCACCTTCCCGCCGCCGCCGGCTGCGCCGGCCATGGCACCGGCCACTTCGATCATCTCCAGCGCCTTTACCGCCAACTGGGGAACGGTCGCTGCCGCCACCGGCTATCGGCTCGATGTGGCGATCGACAGCGGTTTCACTATGCCGGTCCCGGGCTACGACAACCTCGATATGGGAACCGCCACCAGCTACACCGTCGCCGGGCTCAGCCCGAGCACCACCTACTACTGCCGGGTGCGGGCGACCAATGCCGGTGGTGCCGGCGCTAATTCCGATACCCTCACGGTGGTCACCCTGCCGCCGCCGGTCACTGTTTCGGCGGCCGTTGACGGCAGCACCGGCACCGGGAGCGGGACGGTCACCAGCATCCCGACGGGCATTTCCTGCGTAAAAGGATCGTCCGCCGGCTGTAGCGCCTCCTTCGAGATCGGCACGGCGGTCAGCCTGATGGCGACGCCCGACTGGCGGTCGCTCTTTATCGGCTGGTCAGGCGATTGCAGCGGCAGCGACAACCCGTGCAGTGTCGGCGCGGTGACCGTCGGCAAGTCGGCCACGGCGACCTTCATGCCGAACATCCAGTGCATCAACGCCGATTCCGACGTCGGCTATGCGGCGCTGCAGGATGCCTATGACGCCGCCGCCAGCGGCGCCACCATCAAGGCGCGCAGTTACGTTTTCTACGAGAACCTGGTGCTCGATGCGGCAAAGAACATTATCATCGATGGCGGCAAGGACAGCAGTTATCTGTCTACCATCGGCCAAACGACGGTGCACGGAACGATAACTGTCAAGCTTGGCAAGGCGACCATCGGCTACCTGGAAATCCACTGA
- a CDS encoding DUF2059 domain-containing protein, translating to MKKTIFIYAVAYLLTCSPVYAEEQQLNKMDNILKLIEITGVTKAAVISSETTSEDYYNQIKKVRPDISDQIIQILKEESKAVIKDSINRGEYAAKVAPVWAKNYTESEISELIKFYESPLGKKVVAVTPQMTKELLAAGEEWQKSLGEELANRVDRRLLKENIQLW from the coding sequence ATGAAAAAAACAATCTTTATTTATGCCGTCGCCTATCTCCTTACCTGTTCACCGGTGTATGCCGAGGAACAACAGCTTAATAAGATGGACAACATTTTAAAACTAATCGAAATCACAGGAGTTACCAAAGCTGCGGTGATCTCCAGCGAAACAACATCTGAAGACTACTACAACCAAATAAAAAAAGTCCGGCCGGATATTTCCGACCAAATAATTCAAATTCTTAAAGAAGAGTCGAAGGCCGTTATAAAAGATTCAATAAATAGAGGGGAATACGCAGCAAAGGTTGCACCAGTATGGGCTAAAAACTACACGGAATCAGAAATATCCGAATTGATAAAGTTCTATGAATCACCATTGGGTAAAAAAGTTGTTGCTGTTACACCTCAAATGACAAAAGAGCTATTGGCTGCTGGCGAAGAGTGGCAAAAAAGTCTAGGCGAAGAGCTGGCAAATCGGGTCGATCGACGATTACTAAAAGAAAACATACAGTTATGGTAA
- a CDS encoding aldo/keto reductase, protein MNYLQLGRTGLIVSECGFGCIPIIRLDNDEAIRVLRHAFDRGITFFDTANAYRDSEEKMGQAFAGMRDKVVLATKSLLRSAEGVTGHLENSLRMLRTDYLDLYQLHQIAQEKDWQEVTGPGGALEAVLKAKAAGKVRHIGVTSHSLEMALKLVRSGLFATIQFPFNLIEEGAKDELLGAAREGGMAFICMKPFGGGVLDNAAIAFKYLRAHAGIIPIPGFESCAQVDEVLALYEQPNVITDRDRDIMDNYRRELGKRFCRRCEYCQPCPQGVMITPAMGYPIVAARMSPPVAVEFCRKVMETVPGCTDCGACSKRCPYELSIPAILKANYALYEQHLKERQA, encoded by the coding sequence ATGAACTATCTGCAACTTGGCCGGACCGGCCTGATTGTTTCCGAATGCGGCTTCGGCTGCATCCCGATCATCCGCCTGGACAACGACGAGGCGATCCGGGTGCTCCGCCACGCCTTCGACCGGGGCATCACCTTCTTCGACACCGCCAACGCCTACCGCGACAGTGAAGAAAAAATGGGCCAGGCCTTTGCCGGCATGCGCGACAAGGTCGTTCTCGCCACCAAGAGCCTGCTGCGAAGCGCCGAGGGGGTAACGGGGCATCTGGAAAACAGCCTGCGGATGCTCCGGACCGATTACCTCGACCTCTACCAGTTGCACCAGATCGCCCAGGAAAAGGACTGGCAGGAAGTCACCGGGCCGGGCGGCGCGCTGGAGGCGGTGCTGAAAGCCAAGGCCGCCGGCAAGGTCCGGCACATCGGCGTCACCTCGCACAGTCTGGAGATGGCCCTGAAGCTGGTGCGCAGCGGGCTGTTCGCCACCATCCAGTTCCCCTTCAACCTGATCGAGGAAGGGGCGAAGGACGAACTGCTCGGCGCCGCGCGGGAGGGGGGAATGGCCTTCATCTGCATGAAGCCGTTCGGCGGCGGGGTGCTCGACAATGCCGCCATCGCCTTCAAATATCTCCGCGCCCACGCCGGGATCATCCCGATCCCCGGTTTCGAATCGTGCGCCCAGGTGGACGAGGTGCTGGCGCTGTACGAGCAGCCCAACGTCATCACCGACCGTGACCGCGACATCATGGACAACTATCGCCGCGAGTTGGGCAAGCGGTTCTGCCGGCGCTGCGAATACTGCCAGCCCTGCCCGCAGGGGGTCATGATCACCCCGGCGATGGGCTACCCGATCGTCGCCGCCCGGATGTCGCCACCGGTGGCCGTCGAGTTCTGCCGGAAAGTGATGGAGACGGTGCCGGGCTGCACCGACTGCGGCGCCTGCAGCAAGCGCTGTCCCTACGAACTGTCCATTCCCGCCATCCTCAAGGCCAATTACGCCCTTTACGAGCAGCACCTGAAAGAGCGGCAGGCGTAA
- a CDS encoding flavodoxin family protein yields MNVIAINGSPRKKWNTATLLDNALEGAVAQGAATELIHLYDLDFKGCTSCFACKLKGGASYGRCAMNDDLTPLLARLAAADAFILGSPVYFGTVTGEMRSFMERLLFPYLTYSRPPGSLFPRKIPTAFIYTMNVSAELMQEYHYPIHFGANEQYLARIFGRAETLCACETLQFEDYDKVVFDYFDPAERRARYRAAFPEECLKAAELGARLVLQAARIAAES; encoded by the coding sequence ATGAACGTCATTGCCATCAATGGCAGCCCGCGCAAGAAATGGAATACCGCCACCCTCCTCGACAACGCCCTCGAAGGCGCGGTGGCGCAGGGGGCGGCAACGGAGCTGATCCATCTCTACGACCTGGATTTCAAGGGGTGCACGAGCTGCTTCGCCTGCAAGCTCAAAGGGGGAGCGAGTTACGGCCGCTGCGCCATGAACGACGACCTGACCCCGCTGTTGGCCCGCCTCGCCGCGGCCGACGCATTCATCCTCGGCTCGCCGGTCTATTTCGGCACGGTGACCGGCGAGATGCGCTCCTTTATGGAACGGCTCCTTTTCCCCTACCTGACCTACAGCCGCCCGCCCGGCTCGCTCTTCCCCCGGAAGATCCCCACGGCGTTCATCTACACCATGAACGTCTCGGCAGAACTAATGCAGGAGTACCACTACCCGATCCATTTCGGCGCCAACGAGCAGTACCTGGCCCGGATTTTCGGCCGGGCAGAAACGCTCTGCGCCTGTGAAACCCTCCAGTTCGAGGATTACGACAAGGTCGTCTTCGACTACTTCGACCCGGCAGAGCGGCGGGCACGGTACCGCGCCGCCTTCCCCGAAGAGTGCCTGAAGGCGGCGGAGCTCGGCGCCCGGCTGGTGCTACAGGCCGCAAGAATAGCTGCCGAATCCTGA
- a CDS encoding aldo/keto reductase: protein MQQRKLGSQGLIVSAQGLGCMGMSDFYGQRDEREAVATIHRALELGVNFFDTSDMYGPFTNEELLGRALKGRRAGAIVATKFGMVRSASPGPNGGWAPVTGICGRPEYVRAACEASLKRLGTDHIDLYYQHRVDSEVPIEETVGAMAELVREGKALFLGLSEAAPQTIRRAHAVHPISALQTEYSLWSREPEESLLPTLRELGIGFVPYSPLGRGFLTGQLKSCDDFAPDDYRRQSPRFQGENFAKNLQLVAKVTELAGRKGATAGQLALAWVMAQGDDIVPIPGTKRIKYLEENVAAAQLELTADDLAEIAAVIPRDAVAGERYPASMIGFINR, encoded by the coding sequence ATGCAGCAGCGCAAACTCGGCAGCCAGGGGCTGATCGTTTCAGCCCAGGGACTGGGATGCATGGGGATGTCGGACTTCTACGGCCAACGGGACGAGCGGGAGGCAGTGGCAACTATTCATCGCGCCCTGGAGCTCGGGGTCAACTTCTTCGACACCTCGGACATGTACGGCCCGTTCACCAACGAGGAACTGCTCGGCCGGGCGCTCAAGGGGCGCCGCGCCGGGGCGATCGTTGCCACCAAGTTCGGCATGGTCCGGAGCGCCAGCCCGGGACCGAACGGCGGCTGGGCTCCGGTCACCGGCATCTGCGGCCGACCGGAATACGTCCGGGCCGCCTGCGAGGCATCGCTGAAACGTCTCGGCACCGACCATATCGACCTCTACTATCAGCATCGCGTCGACAGCGAGGTACCGATCGAAGAGACGGTCGGCGCGATGGCCGAACTGGTCCGCGAGGGGAAAGCGCTCTTCCTCGGCCTTTCCGAAGCGGCGCCGCAGACCATCCGCCGCGCCCACGCCGTTCACCCGATCAGCGCCCTCCAGACCGAGTACTCCCTCTGGAGCCGGGAGCCGGAGGAATCCCTCCTGCCGACCCTCCGCGAGCTGGGGATCGGCTTCGTCCCCTACAGCCCGCTCGGCCGCGGCTTCCTCACCGGCCAGCTGAAAAGCTGCGATGATTTCGCCCCCGACGACTACCGGCGCCAGTCGCCCCGCTTCCAGGGGGAGAACTTCGCTAAAAATCTGCAGCTGGTTGCGAAGGTCACCGAACTGGCCGGCCGCAAGGGAGCAACGGCGGGGCAGCTGGCCCTCGCCTGGGTCATGGCCCAGGGAGACGACATCGTGCCGATCCCCGGCACCAAGCGGATCAAATACCTGGAGGAGAACGTCGCCGCGGCACAGCTCGAACTGACGGCGGACGACCTGGCCGAGATCGCCGCCGTCATCCCTCGGGACGCGGTGGCCGGCGAACGGTACCCGGCGAGCATGATCGGCTTTATCAACCGATAG
- a CDS encoding AraC family transcriptional regulator — protein sequence MDSGTMELMQRERVAELLGMLAVTEGVSPSRLDGVRFVRASRSKLRVPIVYEPSIIIVGQGRKRVYLGDQCYIYDPYNYLVLSVPLPLECETEATPEKPLLAISIKVDPVMLGELLMEMDEGGEVPGTVCGIYSTALTDELASATIRLLECLRSPIESRVLGPQLVREITFRVLRGEQGGALRAVAARHSRFGQIARVLRRVHQEYHRELDVETLAREANMSVSTFHHNFKAVTATSPLQYLKSIRLHKARLLMVQDGLNASIVAERVGYLSASQFSRDYKRFFGSSPVRETREMRLLREEP from the coding sequence ATGGACAGCGGGACAATGGAATTGATGCAGCGCGAACGCGTGGCCGAATTGCTCGGCATGCTGGCGGTGACTGAGGGGGTTTCCCCGTCGCGGCTCGATGGGGTCCGTTTCGTCCGGGCCAGCCGGTCGAAGCTGCGGGTGCCGATCGTCTACGAGCCGAGCATCATCATCGTCGGCCAGGGGCGAAAACGGGTCTATCTCGGTGACCAGTGCTATATCTATGACCCCTACAACTACCTGGTCCTCTCCGTGCCGCTCCCCCTCGAATGCGAAACGGAAGCTACCCCGGAGAAACCGCTTCTGGCGATCTCGATCAAGGTCGATCCGGTGATGCTCGGAGAGCTTCTGATGGAGATGGATGAAGGAGGGGAGGTGCCGGGGACGGTCTGCGGCATCTACTCGACGGCACTGACCGACGAACTGGCCAGCGCCACCATCCGGCTGCTGGAATGTCTCCGTTCGCCGATCGAGAGCCGGGTCCTCGGTCCGCAGCTCGTCCGGGAGATCACTTTCCGGGTGCTGCGCGGCGAACAGGGGGGGGCGCTGCGCGCCGTGGCGGCCCGGCACAGCCGCTTCGGCCAGATTGCCCGGGTATTGCGCCGGGTCCACCAGGAGTACCACCGGGAGCTGGATGTGGAAACCCTGGCGCGAGAGGCAAACATGAGCGTCTCGACCTTCCACCACAATTTCAAGGCGGTCACTGCCACCTCGCCGCTGCAGTATCTGAAAAGCATCCGGCTGCACAAGGCGCGGCTGCTGATGGTCCAGGACGGGCTCAACGCCAGTATCGTCGCCGAACGGGTCGGCTACCTGAGCGCCTCGCAGTTCAGTCGGGATTACAAACGGTTCTTCGGCAGCAGCCCGGTCAGGGAAACCCGGGAGATGCGCTTGCTGCGGGAAGAGCCGTGA
- a CDS encoding nitrous oxide reductase accessory protein NosL, producing the protein MAKALATVLTILAFAVSAVPAVAAEKIEDPASCQACGMSRAASARNRLLIAYADGTTIGTCSLHCAATLMRVNNARLIASIKVADYTTGRLIDARTASWVIGSRKSGVMSSAAKLAFASRQEAQSFVERTGGVITTFDQALNLARMEGVLDHKP; encoded by the coding sequence ATGGCTAAAGCGCTTGCCACTGTCCTGACCATTCTCGCCTTCGCTGTTTCAGCCGTGCCGGCCGTGGCGGCGGAAAAAATCGAAGATCCCGCCTCCTGCCAGGCGTGCGGGATGAGCCGGGCCGCCAGCGCCCGCAACCGGCTGCTCATCGCCTATGCCGACGGGACGACCATCGGCACCTGCAGCCTCCATTGCGCCGCCACGCTGATGCGGGTGAATAACGCCAGGCTGATCGCCTCGATCAAGGTGGCCGATTACACTACCGGCCGGCTGATCGACGCCCGCACGGCGAGCTGGGTGATCGGCAGCAGGAAGAGCGGCGTGATGTCCAGCGCCGCCAAGCTGGCTTTCGCCAGCCGGCAGGAAGCACAATCCTTTGTCGAGCGCACCGGCGGTGTGATCACCACCTTTGACCAGGCATTGAACCTGGCGCGGATGGAAGGGGTCCTCGACCACAAACCGTGA
- a CDS encoding PAS domain S-box protein produces MLVTRNARRTTILTAVVFGILGFAGNWFGVPLVFNIHILFGSLFVMLALLLYGVPAGLLAAAIAGSYTLIFWHHPWLYLILLGEVLFVGRLLRRTRNIVLLDTGYWLAIGMPLVFLYSRFLLHAALPLAILMTLKQGINGIFNVLAAAFLLYLATLVPFFRQSRELPSPAMHQVLVIIMVAAILIQGTSFSLVNLHQKEAQEELQVERRLNACTGIARATIETWLNERIERLSTLATLVGDPARTPARQVQWYTELLNKTSPDFIATSIQNTKAVSVAFSPALDTAGHSNIGKDYSRHPYRQLLEKTLLPVVSDIDYGLVTRTPRLALFTPIVINGKFRGYCAGIVDTARLARLLRIVAQNRAVDISLLDRKGQVIASTDPAMPIMKHLEPRRGGEFHWLANAVYEVVPAAGVNPLYRAQEARFGMDSPLNAAVPWTIVVSMPMKQYQNTLYHDASRWLALVFILVIFAVAVAQAASAAIVKPVVELDRISATVTGDLTLHPTVVWPTSGIREISRLIGTVRQMTTTLRGNIQELQSLNESLEQRVAEQTAELRQSEQKFRAIFKEAGIGIILADEQRRIIHCNRAMERILDYPRNELVGRQIAEISHPADEEATVRRIHEAISRGEHVFRMEKRYFRRDGSTLWGNLTVTTLESMNGLQGYTIDMVEDVTERKRAGEEIRRLNEGLEQRVQERTAQLEAANRELEAFNYSVSHDLRAPLRHLNGFSRMLEEECADKLDEADREILHRISRAAVKMDNLVDALLNLSRMTLNKINLLPVNLSDLAREIFADFVKSQPERRVRVEIEDGIVVQADPELMRAVLDNLLSNARKYTAREAAARIEFGMRETDGRRVYFVRDNGVGFEMDYAGKLFKPFQRLHREEDFPGIGIGLATVQRIIRRHGGEVWAEGKTGSGATFYFTLAGGKSAV; encoded by the coding sequence ATGCTCGTCACCCGGAATGCGCGTCGCACAACGATCCTTACCGCGGTCGTGTTCGGCATCCTCGGCTTTGCCGGGAACTGGTTCGGCGTCCCGCTGGTTTTCAACATTCACATCCTTTTCGGCTCACTGTTCGTCATGCTGGCCCTGCTTCTCTACGGGGTGCCGGCCGGGCTGCTGGCAGCCGCCATCGCCGGCAGTTATACACTCATCTTCTGGCACCACCCCTGGCTGTACCTGATCCTGCTGGGCGAGGTTCTGTTCGTCGGCCGGTTGCTGCGCCGCACCCGGAACATAGTCCTGCTCGACACCGGCTACTGGCTTGCCATCGGCATGCCGCTCGTCTTCCTCTACAGTCGCTTCCTGCTCCACGCTGCACTGCCACTGGCCATCCTGATGACGCTCAAGCAAGGGATCAACGGCATTTTTAACGTCCTCGCCGCCGCCTTCCTCCTCTATCTGGCCACTCTTGTACCCTTCTTCAGGCAGTCGCGGGAACTCCCCTCGCCCGCCATGCACCAGGTGCTGGTGATCATTATGGTCGCCGCCATTCTCATTCAGGGAACATCATTCAGCCTGGTGAACCTGCACCAGAAAGAGGCCCAGGAGGAACTGCAGGTCGAAAGGCGGCTGAACGCCTGTACCGGCATCGCCCGCGCAACGATCGAAACCTGGCTCAACGAACGGATCGAGCGGCTCTCAACTCTGGCAACCCTGGTCGGAGACCCGGCGCGTACACCCGCCAGGCAGGTCCAGTGGTACACTGAGCTGCTCAACAAGACATCCCCCGATTTTATCGCCACCTCCATCCAGAATACGAAGGCCGTTTCGGTGGCGTTCTCGCCAGCGCTGGACACTGCCGGCCACTCCAATATCGGCAAGGATTATTCACGCCACCCCTATCGTCAGCTGCTGGAAAAGACGCTGTTGCCGGTCGTCTCCGACATCGATTACGGACTCGTCACCCGGACCCCTCGCCTGGCACTCTTCACGCCGATCGTCATCAACGGGAAGTTCCGCGGTTACTGCGCCGGGATAGTCGACACCGCGCGACTCGCCCGACTGTTGCGGATCGTCGCCCAGAACCGTGCCGTGGACATCTCCCTCCTCGATCGCAAGGGGCAGGTGATCGCCAGCACCGATCCGGCCATGCCGATCATGAAACATCTGGAGCCGCGCCGTGGCGGCGAATTTCACTGGCTGGCCAATGCGGTTTACGAAGTCGTCCCCGCTGCAGGAGTGAATCCGCTGTACCGCGCGCAAGAAGCCCGCTTCGGCATGGATTCACCCCTCAACGCCGCCGTTCCCTGGACGATCGTCGTCAGCATGCCGATGAAACAGTACCAGAACACCCTCTACCATGACGCCAGCCGGTGGCTCGCCCTGGTCTTCATTCTCGTCATCTTCGCCGTGGCCGTCGCCCAGGCAGCCAGTGCCGCGATCGTCAAGCCGGTGGTCGAACTCGACCGGATTTCCGCCACCGTCACCGGGGATCTGACCCTGCACCCGACGGTCGTGTGGCCGACAAGCGGCATCCGCGAGATCAGCCGGCTGATCGGCACGGTTCGCCAGATGACAACGACGCTGCGGGGAAACATCCAGGAGCTGCAATCGCTTAACGAGTCGCTGGAACAGCGGGTCGCCGAACAGACCGCCGAACTGCGCCAGAGCGAGCAGAAATTTCGCGCCATTTTCAAGGAGGCGGGTATCGGCATCATACTGGCCGATGAACAGCGGCGGATCATCCATTGCAACCGGGCGATGGAACGGATTCTCGACTACCCGCGCAACGAACTGGTTGGCCGACAGATCGCCGAGATCAGCCATCCGGCCGACGAAGAGGCCACGGTGCGCCGCATCCACGAGGCCATCTCCCGCGGCGAACATGTCTTTCGGATGGAAAAGCGCTATTTCCGCCGGGACGGTTCGACTCTCTGGGGGAACCTTACTGTCACCACGCTCGAATCAATGAACGGCTTACAGGGATACACAATCGACATGGTAGAGGACGTCACGGAGCGGAAGCGGGCCGGAGAAGAGATCCGCCGGCTCAACGAAGGCCTTGAACAGCGGGTTCAGGAGCGGACCGCCCAGCTCGAAGCCGCAAACCGGGAACTGGAGGCGTTCAACTACTCGGTTTCCCACGACCTCCGCGCCCCGCTCCGCCACCTGAACGGCTTCAGCCGGATGCTCGAAGAAGAGTGCGCCGACAAGCTCGACGAGGCTGACCGGGAGATTCTCCACCGGATCAGCCGGGCGGCGGTCAAAATGGACAACCTGGTCGACGCCCTGCTCAACCTGTCGCGAATGACGCTCAACAAGATCAATCTCCTGCCGGTCAACCTCTCCGACCTGGCGCGGGAAATCTTCGCCGATTTCGTCAAGTCGCAACCCGAGCGGCGGGTCAGGGTCGAGATCGAGGACGGCATCGTCGTCCAGGCCGATCCCGAACTGATGCGGGCAGTATTGGACAACCTGCTCAGCAACGCCAGGAAATACACGGCAAGGGAAGCAGCGGCACGTATCGAGTTCGGGATGAGGGAAACCGACGGCCGACGGGTCTATTTTGTGCGGGATAACGGGGTTGGTTTCGAGATGGACTACGCGGGCAAGCTGTTCAAGCCGTTCCAGCGGCTACACCGGGAGGAGGATTTCCCGGGGATCGGCATCGGGCTGGCGACGGTCCAGCGGATCATCCGCCGCCATGGTGGCGAGGTCTGGGCGGAAGGGAAAACGGGCAGCGGCGCGACCTTCTACTTCACCCTGGCGGGGGGGAAGAGCGCCGTTTGA